In Zingiber officinale cultivar Zhangliang chromosome 1A, Zo_v1.1, whole genome shotgun sequence, a genomic segment contains:
- the LOC121997378 gene encoding uncharacterized protein LOC121997378: MAAANMKMKMQLRKGSEVEVQRWDGDSYSWLSGDVVSGNGRTHLVRIHGATTSQAAVLERVARKFIRPTPVPVGLRALYSWSTGDEVEAFVDHAWCPAVVTAVGYGKVVVYLHGKMKKIRVRTCELRLRRQWDGNQWTLLDKKPREAIISREFPAAADSHNVAG, encoded by the exons ATGGCGGCGGCGAACATGAAGATGAAGATGCAGCTGAGGAAGGGGAGCGAGGTTGAGGTCCAGCGGTGGGACGGCGACTCCTACTCCTGGCTCTCCGGCGACGTCGTCTCCGGCAACGGCCGCACCCACCTCGTCCGCATCCACGGGGCAACTACGTCCCAGGCCGCGGTACTCGAGCGAGTCGCCCGAAAGTTTATTAGGCCGACGCCGGTCCCGGTTGGCCTCCGCGCCCTCTACTCCTGGAGCACCGGCGACGAGGTGGAGGCGTTCGTGGACCACGCCTGGTGCCCGGCGGTGGTTACCGCCGTCGGCTACGGGAAGGTCGTTGTCTACCTTCACGGgaagatgaagaaaatcagaGTCCGCACGTGCGAGCTTCGGCTGAGGAGGCAGTGGGACGGCAATCAGTGGACGCTTCTCGATAAG AAACCAAGGGAGGCGATTATTTCCCGTGAATTCCCGGCGGCGGCTGATTCACATAACGTTGCCGGCTAG